In the Gossypium arboreum isolate Shixiya-1 chromosome 10, ASM2569848v2, whole genome shotgun sequence genome, one interval contains:
- the LOC108488662 gene encoding uncharacterized protein LOC108488662 isoform X1 has protein sequence MSSGICSQGLVLATAMVVSSTVIFLTFSRQKTLSPPPKQTLRSCLSSDGKKRDKKRKKKVQFAENVKETSGDGQEYRKEQHNKLIAAASRRRRKMDGFCRSEMPANRIALYNGILRDRVHVHKMECSY, from the exons ATGTCGTCAGGTATATGTTCACAAGGCTTGGTCTTAGCTACTGCTATGGTTGTTTCCAGCACTGTTATTTTCCTCACTTTTTCAAGGCAAAAAACCTTGTCTCCTCCTCCTAAACAAACCCTTCGTTCTTGCTTGTCTTCAG ATGGAAAGAAAAGGGataaaaagaggaagaaaaaagTACAGTTTGCTGAGAATGTTAAAGAAACAAGTGGCGATGGACAAGAATACAGAAAAGAACAACACAATAAGTTAATTGCAGCAGcatcaagaagaagaagaaaaatggatgGGTTTTGCAGAAGTGAAATGCCGGCTAATAGGATAGCTTTGTACAATGGAATTCTCAGGGACCGTGTTCATGTTCATAAAATGGAgtgttcatattga
- the LOC108488662 gene encoding uncharacterized protein LOC108488662 isoform X2 has product MSSDGKKRDKKRKKKVQFAENVKETSGDGQEYRKEQHNKLIAAASRRRRKMDGFCRSEMPANRIALYNGILRDRVHVHKMECSY; this is encoded by the exons ATGTCGTCAG ATGGAAAGAAAAGGGataaaaagaggaagaaaaaagTACAGTTTGCTGAGAATGTTAAAGAAACAAGTGGCGATGGACAAGAATACAGAAAAGAACAACACAATAAGTTAATTGCAGCAGcatcaagaagaagaagaaaaatggatgGGTTTTGCAGAAGTGAAATGCCGGCTAATAGGATAGCTTTGTACAATGGAATTCTCAGGGACCGTGTTCATGTTCATAAAATGGAgtgttcatattga
- the LOC128282006 gene encoding serine/threonine-protein phosphatase 7 long form homolog produces MTGPPSPLIEDYLREAGFWHVAMIGRGCKLDPKLISALIERWRPEMHTFHLPCGECTITLEDVHLQFRLPVNGDTVTGFVHSADWGAVCYELLGAIPDNINGGRIEIGWLQDTFPEPDDDYTELEKIRYARAYILQIIGGYLMPDLSRNLVHLRWLLKLVDFRVAGEFSWGSAVLATLYREMCWATQPNKAKIEGCRLSLLQSWVRFRFPFLRPRVDHLYTFPLITRWNHSASYARLPTCLEDIRLLLDQRSEAQFQWTPYEDPVIRAVIPDEYLQNPNAWHVKVPLVNFAIVEMHQPDRVLRQFGFRQPIPVAPQEDRCDYIPTREPIIVPELACVPEYMPWFRIHGKPYLLSEEERQRQLHVQRERRGPLNPRRREDDTSPSTAHTITRPKNRTYTSTGPTVQPSTPTAQPL; encoded by the exons ATGACTGGTCCTCCATCACCGTTGATAGAGGATTACCTACGGGAAGCGGGTTTTTGGCATGTGGCGATGATAGGCCGagggtgcaagttggacccgaaacttATTAGTGCGTTGATAGAAAGGTGGAGACCCGAGATGCACACATTTCATCTTCCATGTGGAGAGTGCACTATCACTTTGGAAGACGTGCATTTGCAATTCAGATTGCCGGTGAACGGGGACACAGTCACTGGGTTCGTTCATTCTGCTGATTGGGGAGCGGTATGCTACGAGCTTTTGGGTGCTATTCCGGACAATATTAACGGAGGTCGGATCGAGATAGGCTGGTTACAAGACACATTTCCGGAGCCGGATGATGATTATACCGAACTAGAAAAAATTCGATATGCTCGAGCATACATTCTTCAAATAattggaggttatctgatgcCGGACTTGTCACGAAACCTTGTACATCTGAGATGGTTGCTGAAACTTGTTGATTTTAGAGTAGCTGGTGAATTTAGTTGGGGGTCTGCCGTGTTGGCAACACTGTACAGGGAGATGTGCTGGGCTACGCAACCGAATAAAGCGAAAATCGAAGGTTGCCGCCTATCACTACTGCAATCATGGGTACGAtttcgctttccatttttacgCCCTCGAGTGGACCACCTATATACATTCCCACTCATAacgag gtggaaccattcggCAAGTTATGCTCGATTACCTACCTGTCTtgaagatatacggcttctattagaTCAACGATCGGAAGCACAA tttcaatggacaccatacgaggatccggTAATTCGGGCAGTAATTCCGGATGAATACTTGCAAAATCCGAACGCTTGGCACGTGAAGGTCCCATTGGTCAACTTTGCTATTGTGGAGATGCACCAACCGGACAGAGTATTACGACAATTTGGATTCCGACAACCGATTCCTGTGGCACCTCAG GAAGATCGGTGTGATTATATACCTACTCGGGAACCGATCATCGTTCCAGAGTTGGCGTGCGTGCCGgaatacatgccatggtttaggatccatggcaagccatatttactGTCAGAAGAGGAGAGGCAGCGGCAATTGCATGTCCAAAGGGAACGACGTGGCCCTTTAAATCCTAGAAGAAGGGAAGACGACACAAGCCCATCAACAGCCCACACAATCACCCGCCCAAAGAACAGGACCTACACATCCACCGGCCCAACAGTTCAACCGTCGACACCCACAGCACAGCCTCTTTAG